In a single window of the Orbaceae bacterium lpD04 genome:
- a CDS encoding DNA/RNA non-specific endonuclease: MKYYLLMTTRQWQELQQPIDDNSLFPRSSIVPRSIVDYTKLKPVRYRYSSEMDDVVKHCVKNQDQCKNLYPTLEKLGLYYGTNTYNKDDIKFSQALKDALTSQRAILIDMPVDPCSGMMAPENNFLKLPSNKIARRLTPEEVKACELARYGTEDNWIEITVKDLPNQPFTLFNNGSREIVKQGTLDSNGYAYVDLPVNAQYVDIVFDKKQEYRPWYYDVPLQIWGGIVDAGQSVTDLLWDISPFSQAIKVDFNDGQFSSAKFEKAPEGESPPNPIQFGKVPEAETVAGALAHGVSQFLVGFLPTSRALKIIKPLKKMGTLTRGMIAGGVADFAVFAPHEERLSNLVESFDELKNPVTEYLKASPDDSAAEGRLKNALEGAMIGALIEPFSHSLRALKYARIKRMVTDVKTQVHYKLEVVTIETESGSKGKWNKTLNNPEPNKIYKVDGNKIYHTDDIGRLKQVEAELKLDTLDRNTYQQLKAGKQGIDGDEGGHLIASILNGSGEKINMIPMNANLNRGAWKQMENTWAKALQEGKTVKTTIEPLYKGNDIRPYKFEVAYSIDGKDTIYKDFYNLPQGTK, translated from the coding sequence ATGAAATATTACCTATTAATGACCACAAGGCAGTGGCAAGAATTACAACAACCGATTGATGATAATTCGCTTTTCCCTCGCAGCTCTATAGTCCCTCGAAGTATTGTTGATTATACTAAATTGAAACCTGTCCGTTATCGCTATAGTAGTGAAATGGACGACGTTGTTAAACACTGTGTTAAAAATCAAGACCAGTGTAAAAACCTTTACCCCACTCTCGAAAAGCTTGGTTTATATTACGGTACAAATACCTACAACAAAGATGATATTAAATTTAGTCAGGCACTCAAAGACGCACTAACATCGCAGCGCGCTATCTTAATTGATATGCCAGTTGACCCCTGTTCGGGAATGATGGCACCAGAAAATAACTTTCTAAAGCTGCCTAGTAATAAAATCGCCCGTAGATTAACCCCAGAAGAAGTAAAAGCCTGTGAACTTGCAAGGTATGGTACAGAAGATAACTGGATTGAAATCACTGTTAAAGATTTACCGAATCAACCGTTTACCTTATTTAATAACGGTAGTCGGGAAATTGTTAAGCAAGGCACGTTAGATAGTAACGGCTATGCGTATGTTGATTTACCTGTTAACGCGCAATATGTGGATATTGTGTTTGATAAAAAGCAAGAGTATCGCCCTTGGTACTATGATGTGCCCCTGCAAATATGGGGTGGTATTGTTGATGCTGGGCAGTCGGTAACGGATTTACTTTGGGATATTTCACCATTTAGTCAGGCGATTAAAGTCGATTTTAACGACGGACAATTCAGCTCTGCCAAATTTGAAAAAGCACCTGAAGGCGAAAGTCCACCCAATCCTATCCAGTTTGGGAAAGTGCCCGAAGCCGAAACGGTAGCTGGTGCGCTTGCTCATGGTGTTAGTCAGTTTTTAGTGGGTTTTCTTCCTACCTCAAGAGCACTTAAAATTATCAAGCCGCTAAAAAAAATGGGGACGCTAACTCGAGGTATGATTGCGGGTGGTGTTGCTGATTTTGCTGTCTTTGCACCACATGAAGAGAGACTATCAAACCTTGTTGAATCATTCGATGAGTTAAAAAATCCTGTTACCGAATATTTAAAGGCCAGCCCTGACGATAGCGCCGCAGAGGGACGGTTGAAAAACGCATTAGAAGGCGCAATGATTGGCGCATTAATTGAGCCTTTCTCTCATTCATTACGTGCATTAAAATATGCTAGAATTAAGCGAATGGTAACCGATGTTAAAACTCAAGTTCATTATAAGCTTGAAGTTGTCACCATCGAAACCGAATCTGGCAGTAAAGGAAAGTGGAATAAAACCCTAAACAATCCAGAACCAAATAAAATATATAAAGTCGATGGCAATAAAATATATCACACTGACGACATAGGACGATTAAAACAGGTTGAAGCCGAACTTAAACTTGATACACTAGATAGAAACACTTATCAGCAATTAAAGGCAGGTAAGCAAGGTATTGATGGCGACGAAGGTGGTCATCTAATCGCGTCAATACTAAATGGCTCAGGTGAAAAAATTAACATGATACCAATGAACGCTAATCTTAATCGCGGTGCGTGGAAACAGATGGAAAATACATGGGCTAAAGCATTACAAGAGGGGAAAACAGTTAAAACTACGATCGAACCGCTTTACAAAGGTAATGATATTCGTCCATATAAATTTGAAGTTGCTTATTCTATTGATGGAAAAGATACTATATATAAAGATTTTTATAATTTGCCACAAGGAACAAAATAA
- the umuC gene encoding translesion error-prone DNA polymerase V subunit UmuC, producing the protein MFAHVDVNSFYASCEKVFRPDLKNLPVIVLSNNDGCVIARSQEAKKLGIKMGHPYFQLSDKFIKQNNVHVFSSNYALYADMSNRVMDTIESLVPYLEIYSIDEAFCDISGLDHISSFYTLGQTIRKTVNQYTHLTVGVGIAQTKTLAKLANYAAKTWAKTGGVVDLSDKKRQKKLMSITPVNEVWGIGCKLSKRLNELNIQTALDLSNLSPYEARQKFNIVLERTIRELNGESCLMLEDVAPPRKQIICSRSFGLKVTEYNIMREAICNYTARAAEKLREDNQYCKNITVFIKTSPFAQQQYYSNYSSEKIIATNDTRQLLQTSEKILKRIWADNKHYQKAGVILNDFCDIEINQYHLFSDYHSKERNEKLMKVIDTINKSRYSPLFFASQGTQGKWHMKQDQLSPSYTTRINDIANVKI; encoded by the coding sequence ATGTTTGCTCATGTAGATGTTAATTCGTTTTATGCAAGTTGTGAAAAGGTATTTCGCCCAGATTTGAAAAACTTACCGGTCATTGTATTAAGCAATAATGACGGATGTGTGATTGCTCGGTCGCAAGAAGCTAAAAAACTCGGTATAAAAATGGGTCATCCCTATTTTCAACTTAGTGATAAATTTATTAAGCAAAATAATGTCCATGTCTTTAGTAGCAATTATGCTCTTTATGCAGACATGTCAAATAGAGTAATGGATACAATTGAATCACTTGTTCCTTATCTTGAAATCTACAGTATTGATGAAGCATTTTGTGATATTTCGGGATTAGATCATATCAGCTCATTTTATACACTTGGGCAAACAATTAGAAAAACAGTTAATCAATATACTCACCTAACTGTTGGTGTTGGCATTGCCCAAACTAAAACACTCGCTAAATTAGCAAATTACGCAGCAAAGACATGGGCAAAAACCGGCGGCGTGGTTGACTTGTCAGATAAAAAGCGACAAAAAAAACTGATGTCGATAACCCCAGTAAACGAGGTTTGGGGGATTGGCTGCAAATTATCAAAACGGTTAAATGAACTAAATATTCAGACCGCCTTAGATCTATCAAATCTATCACCATACGAAGCACGTCAAAAGTTTAATATTGTGCTAGAAAGAACAATAAGAGAGTTGAATGGTGAATCATGTTTAATGCTTGAAGATGTTGCGCCGCCTCGTAAACAAATTATCTGCTCACGCTCTTTTGGGCTGAAAGTTACTGAATATAATATTATGCGTGAGGCCATATGCAATTATACTGCGCGAGCAGCTGAAAAATTACGAGAAGATAATCAATATTGTAAAAATATAACGGTCTTTATTAAAACTAGCCCATTTGCTCAACAGCAGTATTATTCTAACTATTCGTCAGAAAAAATAATTGCTACCAATGATACTCGTCAGTTATTACAAACATCAGAAAAGATTTTAAAAAGAATATGGGCAGATAATAAGCACTACCAAAAGGCGGGGGTTATTCTTAATGATTTTTGTGATATCGAGATAAACCAGTATCATTTATTTTCTGATTATCACTCTAAAGAGCGAAATGAGAAATTAATGAAAGTTATCGATACGATTAATAAATCGAGATACAGTCCATTATTTTTTGCATCACAAGGAACGCAAGGAAAGTGGCATATGAAACAAGATCAATTATCCCCTTCTTATACAACAAGAATAAATGATATTGCTAACGTTAAAATTTAA
- a CDS encoding MATE family efflux transporter, giving the protein MIKQAYRKEVNIIVKLAIPVIVAQLAQTGITFVDTIMAGHYSATALSGVAIGASIWLPTILFGQGLLSVLTPIISNLNGAAKREQIADHTRQGLVIATILSIFMMAFLYNSDKLIALRSSIENPIDPEMVYVAVHFLRSIMWGVPGFLFYLVYRFQCEGLSNTKPAMFIMFIALVANIPINYVLIYGKLGFPEFGGIGCGITAAIIFWLMFILIKCFTLFAGSQKDIKKTPFTQLFHQSIIKRIMVLGLPLALAYFFEVSLFAIIALMIAPLGKEAVSSHQIIFTISSMTFAIPLSLGVATSIRVGYLLGNKKPELAKQTARISLTIAIISALAVAVMLVLFRSILIAWFTDNSVITILCMQLIILLAIYQLSDYLQVTASNVLRGYKDTKSILYITLISYWVIGLPLGYILSFTTLITTHPMGVAGFWVGIIVGLSFAAILLIARMIYIQKQPVDKILAQASK; this is encoded by the coding sequence ATGATAAAACAAGCCTATCGTAAAGAAGTTAATATCATTGTTAAATTGGCAATCCCAGTTATTGTCGCTCAGCTTGCGCAAACTGGGATCACCTTTGTCGATACGATAATGGCTGGCCATTATAGTGCAACCGCACTATCTGGCGTTGCCATCGGCGCATCAATATGGTTACCTACAATTTTGTTTGGGCAAGGTCTACTCTCAGTCCTTACGCCTATTATATCAAATCTAAATGGCGCAGCTAAACGAGAGCAAATTGCCGATCATACTCGTCAAGGCTTAGTGATTGCGACTATTTTATCCATCTTTATGATGGCATTTTTATATAACTCAGATAAATTAATTGCCCTACGTAGTAGTATTGAAAATCCGATTGATCCTGAAATGGTTTATGTTGCAGTTCATTTTTTACGATCAATCATGTGGGGCGTACCTGGTTTCTTATTTTATTTGGTCTATCGTTTTCAATGTGAAGGCCTTTCTAATACTAAACCTGCTATGTTTATTATGTTTATTGCCTTAGTTGCTAATATTCCAATTAACTATGTACTTATCTATGGTAAATTAGGTTTTCCTGAGTTTGGTGGCATTGGCTGCGGAATAACAGCGGCGATTATCTTTTGGTTAATGTTTATTTTAATAAAATGTTTTACTCTATTTGCTGGTAGTCAAAAAGATATAAAAAAAACCCCCTTTACTCAGCTATTTCATCAAAGCATTATTAAACGAATTATGGTGCTTGGGCTTCCTCTTGCATTGGCTTATTTTTTCGAGGTGAGCTTATTTGCTATTATTGCCTTAATGATTGCGCCGTTAGGTAAAGAAGCGGTATCGTCTCATCAAATTATTTTTACCATCAGCAGTATGACATTTGCAATCCCTCTTTCATTAGGCGTTGCAACGAGTATTCGTGTTGGCTATTTGTTAGGGAATAAAAAGCCAGAATTAGCGAAACAAACCGCTAGAATCAGTTTAACCATTGCCATAATAAGCGCCCTAGCCGTTGCCGTTATGCTTGTGTTATTTAGGTCGATACTGATTGCTTGGTTTACCGATAATAGTGTGATTACGATTTTATGCATGCAATTAATTATCTTACTTGCAATCTATCAGTTATCTGATTATTTGCAAGTTACCGCAAGCAACGTGCTTCGTGGTTATAAAGACACCAAAAGTATTTTATATATTACGTTAATCTCCTATTGGGTTATAGGCTTGCCATTAGGTTATATATTATCATTTACGACGCTAATAACGACCCACCCTATGGGCGTTGCTGGTTTTTGGGTTGGTATTATCGTTGGCTTATCATTTGCGGCTATTTTATTAATCGCGCGTATGATTTATATTCAAAAGCAACCCGTTGATAAAATACTGGCACAAGCATCTAAATAA
- the umuD gene encoding translesion error-prone DNA polymerase V autoproteolytic subunit, which yields MNSTKKLNSLAFIPIISNSTYEAITLPFFGESVAAGFPSPAQDFIEKRIDLNELMIKHPSATYLLKASGESMVDGHISDGDLLVVDSAKIPCHGDIVIACIAGDFTVKKLCLKPKIMLSPMNDNFKPIEIDNGDDLEIFGVVTYIIHKA from the coding sequence ATGAACAGTACAAAGAAATTAAATTCGTTAGCCTTTATTCCGATTATTAGTAATTCAACTTATGAAGCGATTACTTTGCCTTTTTTTGGCGAATCTGTTGCCGCTGGTTTTCCAAGTCCTGCACAAGATTTTATTGAAAAGCGTATAGATTTGAATGAATTAATGATAAAACATCCCTCTGCAACTTATTTATTAAAAGCATCAGGTGAATCAATGGTTGATGGGCACATCAGCGATGGCGATTTACTTGTTGTTGATTCGGCTAAAATACCATGCCATGGCGATATTGTTATTGCTTGTATCGCTGGCGATTTTACAGTTAAAAAACTTTGTCTGAAACCTAAAATAATGCTTAGTCCTATGAATGATAACTTTAAACCTATTGAAATTGATAATGGTGATGATCTCGAAATTTTTGGCGTCGTGACCTATATAATACATAAGGCTTAA
- the rimO gene encoding 30S ribosomal protein S12 methylthiotransferase RimO yields the protein MINISPTIGFVSLGCPKNLVDSERILTELRTQGYQVVPSYDNADLVIVNTCGFIDSAVQESLEAIGEALNENGKVIVTGCLGAKEDQIRKIHPKVLEISGPHSYEAVLSHVNKYAPKPTYDPYTSLIPAQGVKLTPKHYAYLKISEGCDHRCTFCIIPSLRGDMVSRPIGNVLDEAKRLADSGVKELLVIAQDTSAYGIDIKNRTGFWNGMPVKSDIQTLSEQLSSLGIWVRLHYVYPYPHVDDLIPLMADGKILPYLDVPLQHASPTILKSMKRPGSIERTLERIHKWRDICPDITLRSTFIVGYPGETDRDFDMLLNFLDEAKLDRVGCFTYSAIEGAAANNLANQIPEDVKQERFHQFMQLQQAISTEKLANKVGKTLPILIDEVDEEGAIGRSMADAPEIDGVVYLNEEFSVKVGDIVDVKIEHSDEYDLWGTVSK from the coding sequence ATGATTAATATTTCTCCTACGATTGGATTTGTCAGCCTTGGCTGCCCAAAAAATTTAGTTGATTCAGAAAGAATACTGACTGAACTTAGAACCCAAGGCTATCAAGTTGTACCTAGCTATGATAATGCAGATCTTGTTATTGTTAATACCTGCGGCTTTATTGATAGCGCGGTACAAGAATCACTTGAAGCTATTGGTGAAGCACTTAACGAAAATGGCAAAGTAATTGTTACTGGGTGCCTTGGCGCAAAAGAAGATCAAATTCGTAAAATTCACCCTAAGGTACTCGAAATATCGGGCCCTCATAGCTATGAGGCAGTATTAAGCCATGTCAATAAGTACGCACCAAAACCAACTTATGATCCTTATACAAGCTTAATTCCTGCTCAAGGTGTTAAATTGACACCAAAGCATTATGCCTATTTGAAAATTTCGGAAGGCTGTGATCACCGATGTACATTTTGTATCATTCCCTCGTTACGCGGTGATATGGTTAGCCGGCCAATTGGTAATGTGCTTGATGAAGCGAAAAGACTTGCTGATAGTGGCGTAAAAGAATTGCTAGTTATTGCTCAAGATACGTCTGCTTATGGTATCGATATTAAAAACCGAACGGGTTTTTGGAACGGTATGCCTGTTAAAAGTGATATTCAAACTCTGAGTGAACAACTATCATCATTAGGTATATGGGTTAGGTTACACTATGTTTACCCTTACCCACATGTTGATGACTTGATCCCATTAATGGCTGACGGAAAAATACTGCCGTACCTCGATGTTCCCTTGCAGCACGCAAGCCCAACTATTTTAAAATCAATGAAAAGGCCTGGTTCTATTGAACGTACCCTTGAGCGTATTCATAAATGGCGTGATATTTGCCCTGACATTACGCTACGTTCAACATTCATTGTTGGCTATCCCGGCGAAACTGATCGTGATTTTGATATGTTACTAAACTTTTTAGATGAAGCTAAACTTGATCGCGTTGGCTGCTTTACCTATAGCGCAATCGAAGGCGCGGCAGCTAATAATTTAGCAAATCAAATACCTGAAGATGTTAAACAAGAACGTTTTCATCAATTTATGCAGTTACAACAAGCGATTTCAACAGAAAAGCTTGCCAATAAAGTTGGAAAAACATTACCGATTTTAATTGATGAAGTTGATGAAGAAGGCGCGATCGGCCGTAGTATGGCTGATGCTCCTGAAATTGATGGCGTTGTTTATTTAAATGAAGAGTTTTCAGTTAAAGTTGGCGATATCGTTGATGTCAAAATTGAGCATTCAGATGAATATGATCTTTGGGGCACGGTAAGTAAGTAA